The following is a genomic window from Nicotiana tabacum cultivar K326 chromosome 3, ASM71507v2, whole genome shotgun sequence.
GTAAAACTAATGCACTTAACAAACTAAACACTAAGAAATTATTTAATCATAAATACATGACTATCAAAACCAAaaccagaaaaaaaaaacagaaaatcgtAAAATAAAACCCAGAAAATTAATGCAATGTACCTGTGATTAAATCGTAATGTGAGAACAACGACGAAAACCCTTTGATTTCAGAAAAGAACAAATCAAAAAACGCGAATAACGGGAAAGAGAGACAGAGACAGTAAAGGACTAGCGTATACATGGAGAGAAAGTAGTCTTTTAATGAAGAAGGGCAAAATAATCTTTTTAAAAGACTTTTTACAAAAAAAACGGATACGGATACAAACAGAAAGACAAAACGGCTATAAGTTAAAAAGGGGCGCCAGTGCAATTTTTACGGTAAGACTTAAAAGATGCGGTTGGAGTTCCTGCCCATTTATTCCAATTCTTATTGAATCATTCAAGTGCAAGGGTCTAAATCTCATTAAAGATTATCCATTCTCCTTCCTATTTACAGGCCCCCACCTTAGAAAAGGCTTTTCAGGagcaaaagagagaagaaaacgAGAAGAAGATAAGATGTTTTAAAGTTATTCTGTAGACCATGTTTACTAGTCTAATTAATTTGAATTCACGTGGTATAAGCCATTCTGAGAAGTAAAATGCTCACCTATTGATAAAAATCTTATTTCTAAACTCGAACTGTGACGGTGTGATAGAAGATAAAACTTAAAGAAAGAGGGAATGCATGGAATTAAGGGCAATGATCCAAAAAGTATAACCCGTAATTAAGAAGCTTACTCACGTGGGAATGCCCATTTGTTTGTGACAACTCTTTACCATTTCTTGGCTCTTCTCCACTGTGTCGGTTCTCTCCTTTTCGATAGTTACAAAACCTCTCTTCTATTCCCTCATTTATATGCTTTAGCTGTATAAGAATCTCACTCTCTGTTCACCCTTCTTCTTATTATTGTTAGCTCTTCTTTCAAAAAACAAATTAGCAGGGGTCATTCGTCAAACATCCCATAATAATTGAACCCCATGTTCTTATAATCTGCATTATTAAATTCTTGATTTCTTTCACACCTAGGTGAGGGTGACCTTTCTCccatttctttattcttttttctgtttttcctCTCTGGGATTTAAAAATTGTTTCAGATATCACTACTACCAATACCTTTTGGTCACATTCTGTAACCAAAGATTCACACTATTCAGCTGCTTTACTGAAGCTTTGAGCACCACAACAAAAGTTGATATAAACTAGAGATAAAAAGCCCAACTCTCTGCATTAGTTTAACGGGTAAGGTTCATTTAATACATTTGCTCTAAAAGTTGAAACTTTTTGCTGCTCCCCCTTCTCCCTTCCTTTTTAACTTTTTATTTAGAGGTACATAAGTGGCAATTGGAATAACCAACTTTCTTCCTGATTGGTTGGGAGATACAGTTAATGAAATTTAGGGGGGTTGAAAATCGACTTCTCTGTAAAGTTTTGTCGATTTTGTTCCCTTACTGGCAGTATTTGGCAACTCTTCCAGTGGTCCTGACTTTTGAAGTGACCTATTGATTAATTGCCACAGACTACAAAAAATTGACCACAATTTCAAGATATAGTATTCTTGTTAAGAGTGTTGTTCAAGACAACTTTAGTAGGCAAAATGAATGTGGTGGCTATCTCTTAATGTGATAATAAAGAACTGAAACTAGTTAGATTTATGGTCTCTAATTTCTTACCCACTTGGATAGGGTCATTGTTACAAGATTCAACCAGGGGAACAAGAATGTGACTTGCATTCCATTGTTGAAAATCATGAAGAAGAATTCTACTTTGTTGAGGAATTCGGGTTTATATACAAGCCCACCAACACCAGAATATGGAGATAATCAGAAAGGGTGGAGCTCCGAACGAGTCCCATTGCCGACTCACAGCAGCAGGAGGCATATAAGTGCCACTGCATTGATGCCTTTCAATAGTGGAAGGACAGTGCCTTCAAAATGGGATGATGCTGAAAGATGGATTACTAGCCCAGTGTCCAGTTATGGGGTTTGGAAGACTTCAACCGCGCAAATCCACAGGCGCCCCAAGTCGAAAAGTGGACCTCTTGGGGCTTCTGGCCTTATGTACTTACCAAATTATTCACCCTCCGTGCCGGTCATAGAAGGTGGAACTTTAGGTAACTACATTGCAAATTCACCATTTACAACAGGTGTACTGGTGCCTGATGGTGTATCCCTTCATTATGGTGCTGGTGCAAATCCTGGTGCTCTATATGCTGAGTATAGTATGGCTCGAACAACTAGTGTTCCCAGTCTGCCAGATTTGTGCAGTGAATCTTCGGTGCCAAGCTCCCAAGGTATGCGTTTTATCCCGTGTTAGAGTGGTTagagtcccacattggttggggaATGGGCCGGTAGTCTCCTTATATAGACTTGGGCAATCCTTCcctcatgagctagcttttgggaTGAGTTAGGCCCAAGTGTCATATCTTTACATCCCGATTGCAGAAATATGTTCTAACATAGAGTAGAATTAAACGGGCTCCTTGGAGCAACGATAAAGTATAATTTGCTTGCTTTATACCGATTATCATAGCACAATTCTTCTAAATTAGCCTATGCAAAGTGGATGCATATGAAATGACTATCATTTGAGTGCATTTTGccaggaaaagaaaaggagataCATGCAACTGTGGTATGACATAATTCAACCGTTTCATTTGTCGTATATTGATTGTTATCCAATAGATTTAGCAATACTTTCCTAAGTTTTTACCATTATTCTATTTTCAACTCTTGAATCTTAGATTCGTATCACACATCATTGGCAATAGTTTTTTATTTATGACGGTGGTGTCCATGCCAGCTTGTGCGCATCTTGACTATTCCACCGGGTACCTGCTACCTCTCATCGGTACAGGTAGCATTAGCAATAGTATTCCTAGTTTTTGAAGATATTCTTAGAACCTTTTGACATTAATCAAACTTCTTAACTACACTCGAAATCCCTTCCTGATTTCCAGCCCTTGGTTGAGGCTTCTTAAACATTATCAGGTTGACAAGCAAAAGGTTAATTATGGAACATATTGTGAAATCAATGAGATATGAGGTGTTCGAAGAAAGATTTGTCTTTAGAATAGCACATCACTATAAATTAATGATTTTTTGTTGCTAATGAATCCAATGGCCAGATGATGGCACCAAGGAGCCAGATTCTGTTAGCTCCGCAGTTTCAAGGAGAGACATGGCAACACAGATGAGCCCTGATAGCAGTGCCCATGCCTCTCCCAAAGAAAGGTCATCTGGAGCGGAGCAGAACAAGCAGCATTCTGCTAGAGTCGAGATTAGGGATGTGCAGGTGGACAAAGGAGCCCCCATTTCTGGGCACTCTCGGAAAAGCCGGGTGAGGAAACCGAGTAAAGAAACACCAGATGTGACTGGCTCAATTTCACCCTGGGATGTTGCAAATGCAGCAGAGAGCATGTCAAAGTATGTCACTATGccaattcatttcaagtttttgtttttgcttatgcTTTGCAAGGGTATCTGTTATCCTAATTTTCAAGGGAACCGGTATTCTATGCCCTTAACGCCTACTTCTCCACAAGTTTGTAGAAACTATTTAGACAAGTAGCAGCAATACTTAGCCTTCACAAACACTGGTAATGGTGATAACTCAGATATACTCCCTACATATAAGATGGATGGACATTCTTTCGGGAATATGTATGTCACTAAGCAACAAATATTTACTATGGTATAGGTTTATTTATCAAGGGGCAAAAATTACTATATCGGAATAACGGTTCTGTCTTTCCTCATTTTGTGAAGGACACAAAGAGAGGAAGCAAGGATTACTGCTTGGGAGAACTTGCAGAAGGCTAAAGCGGAAGCAGCAATTCAAAAGCTTGAGGTCCGTTGGACATAAAAGATTGATATCTGAGTACATCTAATGATTAATATACATATCTATCCAGTGTACTTGTCTTAAAGGATAGGCCAAGCATCAAAGGACTTAACTATTGTTTGCATTTCAGATGAAACTAGAAAAGAGGAGGTCAGCATCCATGGATAAGATTCTGAACAAGCTTAGATATGCTCAGTTGAAGGCCCAAGATATGAGACGTGCAACCTCAGAAAGTCACTCCCATCAGCCTCGAAGGAATCCCCAGAGTGTCATTCCGTTTCGGAAGTATTTTAAGATAGCCTCATTTAGCAGTTGCTATGTTTGCCGTATCCGTTAGGTTCTCGTCAGAGTTTGGAGTTAGAGCGTCCTTTTGATCAATGGAACAGATTACTCATAACAGACTGTTCAATCGAGTTTCTGACCTACCTATTCGCTATGTAATTCAAGCCTTCCCACCATCTGTGGCGGAATTCTGTACAGCTGATTTCTGTGGTCCAAAATCTTTACTAAAGAAAAAACTGGAAAATTTTCACTGTAAAATCCTACTCAACAAAAAGTAGAAATCATCTATCCGAGGCAGCGAAATTCCATTTGCAACTAACCAAGGTACTAACTTTAGGCAGGCGGAAAGCATAGAAAAACACGAACCATGTCCACAACCACTCAGCCTCTCAAACGGATTTAGCTAATACTTAAGCTGCAAAAATGCACTATATTACCCCAATTGATTGTGTTGCTTAACTACTTCTATACTTTCAGatatgaccaaaaaaaaaaacaattctcGTCTTTGTTTCTTTGGCACTTCCAATTCAATGGGTTGAGCAGGAAGTGAATTACACAATCCATCAATACTAAATTAAGGAAATATCAGTAGCACATACATCATAATGTCCGCATATAAGCTGAGTCAAATATGACAGTATATAGGTTGACACCCAACACCTATCATTTAGAAATTGAGACAGCTTCTAACTTCATGCCACACAAGCTACTAGCACACACGCTAGTAGGGCCTGTATCTCATATCTGCTCTTGAAGGTCTCCCTCCACCCAGGCCGTAACCCCACTGTCAAAAACAGAGAAGTCACATATTTAAAGGTTATATCATCAGAATTATCATCTGTTGAATTAAGGACAAACGAGAAATAGCCAAGTCATAAGCCCAAGGTTGAATATATCTTATTATCAGTACAATCCGGCCTATTTTTTATGCTATACATGTGAAACAAACCTAAAAAATCGACGAAAGAGGTATGaacaaaataatcaaataaactACACCTTAAGTAAAAATCATTGCACAAAAACAACAGAAAGATGTAGTCAGCatgagagagacagagagagagagttctTTCATTCACAAGGAAAGCATCAAATTGCATTGCCATGCCCAGGTCAAACAGATAAGGGGAACAAATTTCACCAGCAAGAGTGTGTCCAGGCAGACCAGCTGAAAGACGCAGGACGAATGTCCAGTAATTGACCATTTTGGAAGGGGAAAGGAGGGTTGAAAATTTAAAATCACCCGGATGAAAAAGGATGTGATTGGATCATGTTAACAATGAGAAAGCAATTCTATCACGGAGTAATAAGCTAAAGATGACATAGAGAGAACTTTATCAAAAGTAAGGTTCAAATACTTACATCATCATAGTCCAGTCCCCCATACATCCTGCCATAGGAACGCATAGGACCGCCATATCCCCCATATGGTtcaggaggaggaggaggatccATCATGTACTGACTACTTGGACCAGCATCATCAAGTGGAGTCGCAGAATCTATTGCAACCTAAAAAGCAAGGTAGAACTAGGAATAAGTGAGAAGCCAAAAGGGATACCCCAAGAAGCTCCTTCTAGGaggataaaaaaaattcaacagGTAAAAGTTCAAACTTCCCAAAAGGCTAACTTCAAATCGATGTATGTTATAGatgttgcaaaaaaaaaaaaaaaacagttccAACTTTATCGTCTTTAAGAACAATAATTTCATGCTCCTCTCGTTGCAGAACATCCCAAGTAATGGCCGGGTCAGATTTAAGGTACTTTACACCAATATATGTTTTCAGTTTTGCCAAAAAACGGTTATGCACAATTTTATTGTCTTTAGAACAATCTTCCAGTGCCCTCCCATCGCAGGACATCCAAGGTAATGGCCAGGTAATTATAAGATATCCCTCACCAAGCGGGCTCCAGAGTAAGGAATTTCCCCCACATCTGGTCCTCCCATTCTTGCTCATCCATGATGATCTTGTTAATTTATTCCCTTCTATAATTCTTTGGGGAAGGAGTCTCCTCACCCATGGTCTCATACAAAACTTGATCAACTGATACTTCAGTATCCACGGTTTTCTTGGGGTATGGAGTTGGAAAAGACAAAAATAGATCTTGGAATCACAACAAATACCTGCTGTCCACATATCTCGTGAGGCCTCCGAGAAACACGATCTGCGACACCATCATCAGCAAATGTGACAAAACCGAACCCTCTGTGCCCTGGTCTCTTGGGATCCTACACCAAATAAGCATTACCATCTTAACAGAATTAAGCAATTACTAAATTACTTAAGAGAATATCTGTTACTAAAAGGCGATAAAATAAAAGAGTTCTTACCTTTGGAACATAAACATCTAAGATACGGCCAAATCTACCAAAATACTGGCGAAGATCTTCAGCTGTTGCCTCTTGAGGTAGTCGACCAACAAAGATCTTCTTGCCCATGCCACGAGAAGGatatcctcctcctcctcctggtttatttaatttaagttccttttagtatatgaaatatgTTAAATGAGAGGCATGATTTCATGATGTTGcatcattttaaagataaatttGTCAGTGTTTACTTACGTCCATACATAGAGCTTGGATGATCATATAAGGTGGGAGCACCAAGCGCAGCATATCTAGTTGCACTAATATATGCATTATATGCACCATATCCTCCTCCACCCTGAGGCATCCGACTAACAGGCCTGGAATCTTCTTCCTAGAATCATCAGCACAAAATGCAAAGGTTAATGAATCATCAAAAGCAAATGTGTAAGTTCAATGACATGTCCTTGAACAGCAGATATATCAAAGTTTGGTTATGCAGAGCTTGCCTTGGGCGTTGCTCGGTCGACCACAATTGTGGAACCTCCCAGTTCGTGTGTGTCACCCATCAGATCATCAACTGATTCTGGGCAAACAAACCAAGAGTGACTCAATTTAACGGAAAAGAAGACATATGATAAGCATGCATGTAGGAGACTGGCCCTGTCTTCCCTGGGTACATAAATAAAAACAAGGTGGTAGCTACCACATCCCTACAGCAATTAACAAAACTGAAGTAGGCAGAATTCTTAGGGACGAAGCACAATTACAGGGCCATTAAAAGGTGTTAAGATGCATATCAGCTCAAAATACCTAGAATATATAACTAGAATGCCAGCGGAAACAGTGGCGAATTACGAAATTGACAGAAAAAAATTAGAGGACAAATCAAGGCTGAGATAAAATCAGAACTTCTGTCAAGCAACAGTTAAAAACTCTTCAAATGTCAATTCCTTCCTCTCATCCCAGATCAAGTTTAGAAGTAAGCACCTCGAAAGGCAATATACCCAAGTGTAGAAAGAAGCAGGTGTCATTCCCAGACCGTTTTTCGTTTTCCCGTTGTTGGGTGACAGGTTAAAACTTATCTTTTGTGCTAACTACTGAGCTATTTACTCCAAAAATGAGGGAATTATCAACCACTTACATCTAAAAGCAAAATGCACTTTCCTATAGTGAAGGTGGTGAATTTTCTAGGAGTGCTGGATGAATGTAGAAAGGGAAGAAAACCTTCATATCTGAAGTAATTACTAGAATTTATACCAAATCAAGGTAAAATGTTGATCCAGTTTTAAGGAATTAACTGCACTAAAGTGATTACATCCGGGAAGCACTGACAGATCTAGAGAAATGCAGGTCTCAGTCACTGTCTCACATACTAGAGAAGGAAAGATGTATCTGCAACTAAGAACACTTCATGTTTCTCCTCCCTGAAATATAAGAACAGTGTCTAAACAAGTCTACATATAAAGCATGGAAATGGGTAAAAGAAATTCTCACAGATACAGTTCCTATTGAAAACAGAGTTCCTATCAGATACAATTCCTGCCAAAAATAAGTTACCTATTTTTTTAATTGTTCCTAAAAACCTGGATGCTAAGCCGAGGAATAACTAAAGATAGCCAAAGTACCTGGATAATAGAGAAAAAGTAActgcaaaaagaaaaacaaagacgGGACACATACCAGCATTTGCAAAAGTAATAAACCCAATTCCACGATGTCCCTTTGTAGTTGGATCCTGCAGATTGGGAATAAGATTAATTAATTCATGAATCCTACAATTTAGAGTCAGAACAAGATGCCACAAACATATGTTCTAATAATGAGGTCACAGAGAGACAGGTGAACCTTTGGCATGTATAGATCAGTTATTTCACCGTACTTCTCAAAATAACTGCAAAAGAAATTCAAATAAGGATATTAAGTTCAAATAATGAAACAACCGACCAGCTAGAAACAGTCTTAATGAGCAATTCTTCACAAATACCTTCTGAAAGTAGCTTCAGACACAGACGGTGGAATTCTAGCAACGAAAACCCGGGTAACTTTCTTTGCAGGATGCCTCATCTCCTCCTGCAAAAAGAATGAGTAGCATCTGTATTAGACCTTAACTAGGACCTTTAGATGCAAAATCACTATAAAAATACGACTTAACTTAATCAAAATCATGGTTCGTTCCAAATTAAATTGCAACAAAGAAACagaatataatttaaaaaaagatTTAGACAGCAATAATAGAAGTTAAATGCAAATTCTAAAAATGATGAGAATCCAGCAATCCACAAGGAATGCTAGATACTGGATTATAAGATCTTTCAAACACAGACCATCATAAACATAAACTCCAAAGTCAAGTATCGAGCAAAATAATCAAGAAACAAAGTGTTTAAGAGCAAGCATAT
Proteins encoded in this region:
- the LOC107778564 gene encoding heterogeneous nuclear ribonucleoprotein 1, whose protein sequence is MSERKLVVLGIPWDVDTEGLREYMIKFGDLEDCIVMKERATGRSRGFGYVTFSTVEDAKNALSKEHFLGNRMLEVKVATPKEEMRHPAKKVTRVFVARIPPSVSEATFRSYFEKYGEITDLYMPKDPTTKGHRGIGFITFANAESVDDLMGDTHELGGSTIVVDRATPKEEDSRPVSRMPQGGGGYGAYNAYISATRYAALGAPTLYDHPSSMYGRGGGGYPSRGMGKKIFVGRLPQEATAEDLRQYFGRFGRILDVYVPKDPKRPGHRGFGFVTFADDGVADRVSRRPHEICGQQVAIDSATPLDDAGPSSQYMMDPPPPPEPYGGYGGPMRSYGRMYGGLDYDDWGYGLGGGRPSRADMRYRPY
- the LOC107778552 gene encoding uncharacterized protein LOC107778552, which gives rise to MKKNSTLLRNSGLYTSPPTPEYGDNQKGWSSERVPLPTHSSRRHISATALMPFNSGRTVPSKWDDAERWITSPVSSYGVWKTSTAQIHRRPKSKSGPLGASGLMYLPNYSPSVPVIEGGTLGNYIANSPFTTGVLVPDGVSLHYGAGANPGALYAEYSMARTTSVPSLPDLCSESSVPSSQDDGTKEPDSVSSAVSRRDMATQMSPDSSAHASPKERSSGAEQNKQHSARVEIRDVQVDKGAPISGHSRKSRVRKPSKETPDVTGSISPWDVANAAESMSKTQREEARITAWENLQKAKAEAAIQKLEMKLEKRRSASMDKILNKLRYAQLKAQDMRRATSESHSHQPRRNPQSVIPFRKYFKIASFSSCYVCRIR